Proteins co-encoded in one Kribbella solani genomic window:
- a CDS encoding MogA/MoaB family molybdenum cofactor biosynthesis protein → MRALVVSVSNRAAAGVYTDTTGPLIALRLAEWGFEVSGPQVVPDGEPVGDALREAIEAAYDVVLTTGGTGISPTDETPEQTADVLTKELPGVAEAIRAYGVANGVPTASLSRGLAGVARTTVIVNLPGSRGGVKDGLAVLEPLLRHAVEQVHGGDHVRTDTD, encoded by the coding sequence GTGAGAGCTCTCGTCGTCAGCGTGTCGAACCGCGCGGCAGCAGGGGTGTACACCGACACCACGGGTCCACTGATCGCGCTGCGGTTGGCGGAGTGGGGTTTCGAGGTGTCAGGACCCCAGGTAGTGCCAGATGGCGAACCGGTAGGGGATGCGCTGCGAGAGGCGATCGAAGCGGCGTACGACGTGGTGCTCACCACAGGCGGTACCGGGATCTCACCAACCGACGAAACGCCTGAACAGACAGCAGATGTACTCACCAAAGAGCTGCCTGGCGTAGCGGAGGCGATCCGGGCGTACGGCGTGGCCAACGGCGTACCCACCGCTTCACTGTCCCGCGGACTAGCCGGAGTGGCACGTACTACCGTCATCGTGAACCTCCCCGGTTCACGCGGCGGCGTCAAAGACGGTCTGGCCGTACTGGAGCCGCTGCTCCGACATGCGGTCGAGCAAGTACACGGCGGCGACCACGTACGGACGGACACCGACTGA
- a CDS encoding GNAT family N-acetyltransferase, whose amino-acid sequence MAIVHWPVELQHGQVGLRPLRAGDGSEWAAARQRNVSWLRPWDATQPPGADDGARTFRAMARDWNRQARYGRMLPFVITYGGAAGAGVRAKWPLVGQLTVSGITYGSARWANLGYWVDEQYAGRGIVPTAVAMAADHCWFTLGLHRIEVAIRPENKASLRVVEKLGFRYEGERPRFLHIDGDWRDHRIFALNLEEVGPGLVSRLG is encoded by the coding sequence ATGGCGATCGTGCACTGGCCGGTGGAGCTGCAGCACGGCCAGGTGGGGCTGCGACCGCTACGAGCCGGTGACGGCAGTGAATGGGCCGCGGCGCGCCAGCGGAACGTCAGCTGGCTACGGCCCTGGGACGCCACCCAGCCACCCGGTGCGGACGACGGCGCACGCACCTTCCGCGCTATGGCACGCGACTGGAACCGCCAAGCACGCTACGGACGCATGCTCCCGTTCGTCATCACCTACGGCGGTGCAGCCGGCGCGGGCGTACGCGCCAAGTGGCCGCTCGTCGGACAGCTCACGGTGTCCGGCATCACGTACGGCTCCGCGCGCTGGGCCAACCTCGGCTACTGGGTCGACGAGCAGTACGCCGGCCGCGGGATCGTGCCGACAGCCGTCGCGATGGCCGCCGACCACTGCTGGTTCACCCTCGGCCTGCACCGCATCGAAGTCGCGATTCGCCCAGAGAACAAGGCAAGTCTGCGCGTCGTCGAAAAGCTCGGTTTCCGCTACGAAGGCGAACGGCCAAGGTTCCTGCACATCGACGGCGACTGGCGCGACCACCGCATCTTCGCGCTCAACCTCGAAGAAGTCGGACCCGGTCTCGTATCCCGACTCGGCTGA